The following proteins come from a genomic window of Marinicella rhabdoformis:
- a CDS encoding heavy metal translocating P-type ATPase, which produces MVTWYIAAYLPVALPVIKETIKALKKGEVFTEFFLMSVATIGAMFIGQYPEGVAVMLFYAIGELFQNAAVNRAKKNITALLDVRPKTAHVLINSNYETVNPESVKVGDSIQVKVGEKVPLDGKLISDKASLNAAAITGESKPQSLTKAENVLAGSINLESVIEVEVEKLYNDSSVAKILNLVQNATAKKAKTELLIRRLAKIYTPIVVYLAIAICILPYFFVETYQFQDWLYRALVFLVISCPCALVISIPLGYFGGLGAASKNGILFKGATFMDTLTQVNTLVMDKTGTVTKGTFKVKQISISNDMTEDEFMSYVLSLEKTSTHPIAKAIMQYENTGDIFDANDVNEIAGKGLKGVVKNKTVLAGNKKLLDQFNIKTPGDIESIVDSIVLVAIDGDYAGFVTISDELKEDANQTILAIRNLGINEIVMLSGDKDSITQKIAGELSISQARGGLLPEDKLNHVEKLKEDSTKVIAFMGDGINDAPVLAASHLGIAMGANGSDVAIETADMIIQTDQPSKFVTGFNISKSTQGVIWQNIILAFGVKVLVLILGAAGLATLWQAVFADVGVALLAILNAVRLQKMKW; this is translated from the coding sequence ATGGTTACTTGGTACATCGCAGCCTATTTACCAGTGGCTCTCCCAGTAATAAAAGAAACTATCAAGGCACTCAAGAAAGGAGAGGTTTTTACAGAGTTTTTCCTCATGAGTGTTGCAACCATTGGTGCCATGTTTATTGGGCAATATCCAGAAGGGGTTGCAGTGATGCTGTTTTATGCTATAGGGGAGTTGTTTCAAAACGCTGCTGTTAATCGGGCCAAGAAAAACATCACAGCTTTACTGGATGTGAGGCCTAAAACTGCGCATGTGCTTATAAATAGCAACTATGAGACAGTTAATCCTGAATCTGTCAAGGTTGGAGATAGCATTCAAGTTAAGGTGGGTGAGAAAGTACCTCTTGATGGAAAGTTAATTTCTGATAAGGCCAGCTTGAATGCAGCTGCAATTACTGGCGAGAGTAAACCACAAAGTTTAACAAAAGCTGAAAATGTTCTGGCAGGTTCAATTAATCTTGAGTCAGTTATTGAGGTTGAGGTTGAAAAGCTATACAACGATTCATCTGTTGCCAAAATACTTAATCTGGTTCAAAACGCAACCGCTAAAAAAGCCAAGACAGAATTATTGATCAGACGGCTTGCTAAGATCTACACGCCAATTGTTGTTTATTTGGCCATTGCAATCTGCATTCTTCCTTACTTCTTTGTTGAAACCTATCAGTTTCAGGACTGGCTATACAGGGCATTGGTATTCTTAGTGATTTCCTGTCCATGTGCATTGGTGATATCTATACCACTTGGGTACTTTGGCGGGCTGGGAGCAGCTTCTAAAAATGGCATTCTGTTTAAAGGTGCCACTTTCATGGACACCTTGACGCAAGTAAATACATTAGTCATGGACAAAACAGGAACAGTGACCAAAGGAACATTCAAAGTCAAACAGATCAGTATCTCAAATGATATGACTGAGGATGAATTCATGAGTTATGTTTTGTCGCTTGAAAAAACATCAACCCATCCAATTGCCAAAGCCATCATGCAATATGAAAATACCGGTGATATTTTTGATGCCAATGATGTTAATGAAATAGCTGGTAAAGGGCTTAAAGGAGTTGTGAAGAATAAGACAGTGTTAGCCGGCAATAAAAAATTGCTGGATCAATTTAACATCAAAACACCTGGTGATATTGAATCCATAGTTGATAGTATTGTTTTGGTTGCAATTGATGGTGATTATGCAGGCTTTGTAACCATATCGGATGAATTAAAAGAAGATGCCAATCAAACTATTTTGGCAATCAGGAATTTAGGCATCAATGAAATTGTCATGCTTTCAGGTGACAAAGATTCAATCACACAAAAAATTGCTGGCGAATTATCAATCAGTCAAGCCAGAGGTGGCTTACTTCCTGAGGATAAATTAAATCATGTAGAAAAGCTCAAAGAAGATTCAACAAAGGTCATTGCATTCATGGGTGATGGGATTAACGATGCACCGGTGTTAGCAGCCAGTCACTTAGGTATCGCTATGGGGGCCAATGGCAGCGATGTGGCTATAGAAACAGCTGACATGATCATTCAGACAGACCAACCCTCAAAATTTGTCACGGGCTTTAATATCAGTAAATCCACTCAAGGAGTCATCTGGCAGAATATCATTCTGGCATTTGGTGTAAAAGTGCTTGTATTGATATTGGGTGCAGCTGGTTTGGCAACATTGTGGCAAGCCGTTTTTGCTGATGTTGGTGTGGCATTATTGGCAATACTAAATGCAGTCAGACTACAGAAGATGAAGTGGTAA
- a CDS encoding TolC family protein, whose translation MNNKPIRCLILLCLVAIAASGTVVAKENKVNISWLTAQIKKHPQVKAAKEVLNAQLYEADGLDKALYNPELSSDFGKEGAEKTYTLGINQTIDFTNKRKSKRQQAVFARISAQKNYELLLQDKMAQALNALVTWEANLKRSELVGQQEKQIEDLLEIIKRRINSGDLGELDAELTYLSLSKLFGETARMQAQLRRAEADLKELLPDWQNNTVDIPLNNWDTNTQRNYDDLIDQHPMVQVAKSQWEVAMLTAEVAKKEKKADPTIGLEAGKLGSEDVLSLTFSMPLYFRNNFSSQYKAANQQANAAESNYLAAIRKQQFAIEASKLALNEYRNRYQKWQTLMHGRAENSESLLQKQWNVGDISTTQYLLTLQQRTEGLLAGIELEQEYQFALIQLLLDTAQLYSTQETTEISK comes from the coding sequence ATGAATAACAAACCGATTAGGTGCTTGATATTGCTTTGCCTTGTGGCAATTGCTGCATCGGGTACAGTTGTTGCCAAAGAAAATAAAGTAAACATTTCTTGGTTAACAGCACAAATAAAAAAACACCCCCAAGTAAAGGCTGCTAAAGAAGTCTTAAATGCTCAATTGTATGAGGCTGATGGCTTAGATAAAGCTCTGTACAACCCTGAACTTTCTTCAGATTTTGGCAAAGAGGGGGCTGAAAAGACTTATACCTTGGGTATTAATCAGACCATAGATTTTACCAATAAAAGGAAATCAAAAAGACAACAAGCTGTCTTTGCTCGCATCAGCGCACAAAAGAATTACGAACTGTTGTTACAGGATAAAATGGCTCAAGCACTTAATGCTTTAGTTACATGGGAAGCAAATTTAAAGCGCTCTGAGTTGGTGGGCCAACAAGAAAAACAAATAGAAGATTTATTAGAAATAATAAAGCGACGCATAAATAGTGGTGACTTAGGTGAGCTTGATGCTGAACTGACTTACCTTAGTCTTTCTAAACTTTTTGGTGAAACAGCTCGAATGCAAGCTCAACTCAGGCGTGCTGAAGCTGATCTCAAAGAGCTGTTACCAGATTGGCAGAACAACACTGTTGACATTCCTCTAAATAATTGGGATACAAATACTCAACGAAATTATGATGATCTAATTGATCAACATCCTATGGTGCAAGTAGCTAAATCGCAATGGGAAGTGGCAATGTTAACAGCTGAAGTCGCAAAGAAAGAGAAAAAAGCAGATCCTACAATTGGGTTAGAAGCTGGAAAACTTGGTAGCGAAGATGTGTTGTCTCTTACTTTTTCTATGCCGTTATATTTTCGCAACAATTTCAGCTCACAATACAAAGCTGCAAACCAACAAGCCAACGCTGCTGAATCCAATTATCTTGCTGCAATTAGAAAACAACAGTTTGCAATAGAGGCTTCAAAATTAGCATTGAATGAATATCGAAATCGCTATCAAAAATGGCAAACTTTAATGCACGGCCGCGCTGAAAACAGTGAAAGTTTATTACAAAAACAATGGAATGTCGGTGACATCAGCACCACCCAATACCTATTGACATTACAACAAAGAACCGAAGGCTTGTTAGCAGGAATTGAACTGGAACAGGAGTATCAATTCGCTCTGATTCAATTATTACTAGATACTGCGCAACTTTATTCAACTCAAGAAACAACTGAGATATCAAAATGA
- a CDS encoding efflux RND transporter periplasmic adaptor subunit gives MNNIFKIAVFSLLAMLSMKPGYIQAQQHNHEQSSSKDHNQEKEHIHDEAETDEHEGEHEDEHGDEHEDEHGDEHGDEHGDEHGDEHGDEHGDEASSVTLTKEQQRLVNIKIESLSLRNLDYNIYAPGEIQANGYTSYLVSPRVDSVVMKRHKALGDHIQKGDELVTLFSESVAEAQATLKIASAEWQRVSQLGRKVVGDNRYITTKNDYELAKARLMAFGLSGKLINQSTSSLGEYTLNAKIDGAILSDDFQQGQRVEAGHALMLVSDESQLWVEARVQASVQLNLPVGTLAQVKVGDRFYPAEVSQEAHTIDENTRTRVIRLLINNPKDSLHPGEFADVYFNVSTKKAVTAVPENALMRTADGDWAVFVETERNQFAAQEVELGRVLGDFYEIFGLDVGTKVVTQGAFFVASESAKGGFDPHNH, from the coding sequence ATGAACAATATATTTAAAATAGCTGTATTCAGCTTATTAGCAATGCTATCGATGAAACCTGGTTATATACAAGCACAACAACATAATCACGAACAAAGCTCAAGTAAAGATCATAATCAAGAAAAAGAGCATATTCATGATGAGGCTGAAACCGATGAACATGAAGGTGAACACGAAGATGAACACGGAGATGAACACGAAGATGAACACGGAGATGAACACGGAGATGAACACGGAGATGAACATGGGGATGAACACGGAGATGAACATGGGGATGAAGCTAGTAGTGTTACATTAACTAAAGAACAGCAAAGACTAGTAAACATCAAAATTGAATCTCTTAGCTTACGAAATCTTGATTACAATATTTACGCTCCAGGTGAAATCCAAGCCAACGGCTATACTAGTTATTTGGTATCACCTCGTGTTGATTCAGTAGTAATGAAACGTCATAAGGCTTTAGGTGATCATATTCAAAAAGGTGATGAACTTGTAACATTGTTTAGTGAATCAGTTGCTGAAGCTCAAGCCACTCTAAAAATAGCATCAGCTGAATGGCAAAGAGTTAGCCAACTAGGACGAAAAGTCGTTGGTGATAACCGCTATATCACTACTAAAAACGACTATGAACTTGCCAAAGCACGTTTAATGGCATTTGGCTTATCTGGAAAATTGATCAATCAATCAACAAGCTCTCTTGGTGAATACACATTGAATGCAAAAATTGATGGTGCTATTTTGTCTGATGATTTCCAACAAGGACAAAGGGTTGAAGCCGGTCATGCATTAATGTTAGTCAGTGACGAATCACAATTATGGGTCGAGGCCAGAGTTCAAGCATCAGTGCAATTAAATTTGCCGGTAGGAACATTAGCACAAGTCAAGGTCGGTGATCGATTTTATCCAGCAGAAGTTTCTCAAGAAGCTCATACCATTGATGAAAATACACGTACACGTGTAATACGTTTGTTAATTAATAATCCAAAAGATTCTTTACACCCTGGTGAGTTTGCTGATGTTTATTTTAACGTATCAACTAAAAAGGCTGTTACTGCTGTTCCAGAAAATGCCTTAATGCGTACAGCAGATGGTGATTGGGCCGTTTTTGTTGAAACCGAAAGAAACCAATTTGCAGCTCAAGAAGTTGAATTGGGACGTGTTTTAGGTGATTTTTATGAAATATTTGGCTTGGATGTTGGCACAAAAGTTGTGACTCAAGGTGCTTTCTTTGTAGCCTCAGAATCTGCTAAAGGCGGATTTGATCCGCATAATCATTAA
- a CDS encoding efflux RND transporter permease subunit, producing the protein MLNKIIDWSVKNRLLVVLALIGMLAFAASFIPRLNLDAFPDVTNIQVSINTEAPGLASEEVEQLITFPIEAVMYALPDVQEVRSISKTGLSGITVVFKEGTDIYFARQLVFERLQSAKELIPEGVGTPEMGPNTSGLGQVYQYYLKADEDSNIGIMELRSLNDWVVKLLLMPVDGVTDVLSFGGQVKQYQVNLNPSRLLSYGLTQKEVIDALEDNNTNAGGWYMDRGQEQLVIRGVGWLSSGDDGLSELKQVPLKTVDGTVVTVADVSSVEFGSEIRQGAVTFTERTKNNGSQHFGEVVSGIILKRMGANTKVTIDGIKDRIPLIQQALPEGVTFEQIYDQSDLIEKAVSTVSKALTQAFIFIVIVLVLFLLNVRSVMLVLISIPLSVGMALTVMSYNGLSANLMSLGGLAVAIGMMVDGSVVMMENIFKHLTHQDDYHDEQNTKSESNENTALIQSNNNATVALRIQLAAREVAKPIFYAVSIIMVVFAPLFSLEGVEGKLFQPMAVSIMIAMAASFLISIIVVPALASYFFRKEVKTKTSPIIKVLEKAYRFVLEKAMKIKFVTIAIAVVLLISTLLLLSRLGTEFVPELEEGTINLRVTLAPSASLDTAIEVAPKLEKMILEFPEVTYAMSRIGRAEIGGDPEPVSNIEIYIGLKPVSEWSSADSRQDLQLLMEKRLESIPGLLFNFSQPIATRVDELLSGVKAQLAMKLFGSDLDVLASKGQEIVNAVQSVNGARDVAMEPIAGESQLVVKPNRRQLSRYGLSVGDLMKVVRDGIGGRGAGQIINGNERYDIYVRLGAQFRKNQFSIADLRLQSPTGAWVRLGEVADISIDSGPPQVRRDDVQRRVVIQANVQGRDMGSVVKDIRAAISSQVDLPTGYTVDIGGQFENQERAQKRLMIVVPISIGLIALLLYFAFNSVGQAALILVNLPLAMIGGIFALWVSGQYLSVPSSIGFITLFGVAVLNGVVMVEAINLRIKNTKEKLSKAIFDGAVSRLRPVLMTAITSALGLIPMLMSDGIGSEIQRPLATVIVGGLVTATFLTLFVLPVLFAWFSKGKIKQLKQHQ; encoded by the coding sequence ATGTTAAATAAAATAATAGATTGGTCGGTTAAAAATCGACTATTAGTGGTATTGGCTCTGATTGGAATGCTAGCATTTGCTGCATCATTTATCCCAAGGCTAAATTTAGATGCTTTTCCTGATGTGACTAATATTCAGGTTTCAATTAATACTGAGGCACCAGGGTTAGCATCAGAAGAAGTCGAGCAATTAATAACCTTTCCCATTGAGGCGGTGATGTATGCCTTACCAGATGTTCAGGAGGTTCGTTCAATCTCAAAAACTGGTTTATCGGGAATTACAGTTGTCTTTAAAGAAGGTACTGATATCTACTTCGCCAGACAACTAGTATTTGAACGTTTACAATCTGCCAAAGAATTAATACCTGAGGGCGTAGGTACACCTGAAATGGGACCCAATACATCTGGTTTAGGTCAAGTTTATCAATACTACCTCAAAGCTGATGAGGATTCAAATATAGGTATCATGGAACTACGTTCCTTGAATGACTGGGTGGTAAAACTTCTGTTAATGCCTGTAGATGGTGTGACAGATGTCTTGTCATTTGGTGGACAAGTAAAACAATATCAAGTTAACCTGAATCCGTCACGCTTATTATCCTATGGATTAACGCAAAAAGAAGTCATAGATGCATTAGAAGATAACAACACCAATGCTGGTGGCTGGTATATGGATCGTGGTCAAGAACAGTTAGTTATTCGAGGGGTAGGATGGTTGAGTTCTGGTGATGATGGTTTAAGTGAATTAAAACAAGTCCCATTGAAAACAGTTGATGGAACAGTAGTCACAGTGGCTGATGTATCATCTGTTGAGTTTGGAAGCGAAATTCGTCAAGGTGCTGTTACCTTCACTGAACGTACCAAAAATAATGGTTCTCAACATTTTGGAGAGGTAGTTTCAGGCATTATCTTAAAGCGCATGGGAGCCAATACAAAGGTAACCATCGATGGGATTAAAGATCGTATCCCTTTAATTCAACAAGCTTTACCAGAAGGAGTGACATTTGAACAAATATATGATCAGTCGGACTTGATTGAAAAAGCAGTATCAACAGTTTCAAAAGCATTAACCCAAGCATTTATCTTTATAGTTATTGTTTTGGTATTGTTTTTACTCAACGTCCGTTCTGTTATGTTAGTTCTAATTTCAATACCATTATCTGTGGGTATGGCATTAACAGTTATGTCTTATAACGGGCTATCTGCTAACCTTATGTCATTAGGAGGTTTAGCTGTTGCTATAGGAATGATGGTAGATGGTTCAGTAGTCATGATGGAGAATATATTCAAACATTTAACCCACCAGGATGATTATCATGATGAGCAAAATACTAAATCTGAGTCAAATGAGAATACAGCATTAATCCAGTCTAACAACAATGCAACCGTTGCTTTACGCATACAGTTAGCTGCCAGGGAAGTAGCAAAACCTATTTTCTATGCAGTATCTATAATCATGGTTGTTTTTGCACCATTATTTAGTTTAGAAGGTGTTGAAGGAAAGTTATTCCAACCAATGGCGGTGAGTATTATGATCGCAATGGCTGCATCTTTTCTAATATCAATCATTGTGGTTCCAGCATTGGCCAGTTATTTTTTTAGAAAAGAAGTAAAAACTAAGACTAGTCCTATTATCAAAGTTTTAGAAAAGGCCTATCGATTTGTACTTGAAAAGGCCATGAAAATTAAATTTGTTACTATTGCAATTGCAGTTGTATTGCTCATATCTACGCTGCTATTACTATCCCGATTGGGAACTGAATTTGTTCCTGAATTAGAAGAGGGCACTATTAATCTACGCGTCACATTAGCTCCATCTGCTAGTTTAGATACAGCAATAGAAGTTGCTCCAAAATTAGAAAAAATGATCTTGGAGTTCCCTGAAGTAACCTATGCCATGAGTCGAATTGGGCGTGCTGAAATTGGTGGTGATCCTGAGCCAGTGAGTAATATTGAAATATACATTGGACTTAAACCAGTTAGTGAATGGAGTAGTGCAGATAGTAGACAAGACTTACAATTGTTAATGGAAAAAAGATTAGAATCAATTCCAGGTTTATTATTTAACTTTTCTCAACCCATAGCTACCAGAGTCGATGAATTGTTATCAGGTGTGAAAGCTCAACTGGCAATGAAGTTATTTGGTTCAGATCTTGATGTATTGGCAAGTAAAGGCCAAGAAATCGTCAATGCAGTTCAATCTGTGAATGGTGCACGAGATGTGGCAATGGAACCAATTGCAGGTGAATCACAACTAGTAGTCAAACCCAATCGTAGACAATTATCTCGCTATGGTTTGTCAGTTGGTGATTTAATGAAAGTGGTCAGAGATGGTATCGGTGGTAGAGGTGCTGGTCAAATTATTAATGGTAATGAACGCTATGATATATATGTACGTCTAGGTGCTCAATTCCGTAAAAATCAATTTTCAATAGCTGACCTTAGGTTACAATCTCCAACTGGTGCATGGGTACGGTTAGGAGAAGTGGCAGACATTAGTATTGATTCTGGTCCACCACAAGTTAGAAGAGATGATGTCCAGCGCAGAGTGGTTATTCAAGCAAATGTGCAAGGCCGTGATATGGGCTCTGTAGTAAAAGACATTCGTGCAGCTATTTCCAGCCAAGTAGATTTACCTACAGGCTATACAGTTGATATAGGTGGGCAATTTGAAAATCAAGAACGAGCTCAAAAAAGATTGATGATCGTTGTACCAATATCTATCGGCCTTATAGCTTTATTGCTTTATTTTGCTTTTAATTCAGTTGGCCAAGCGGCTCTAATTTTAGTTAATTTACCCCTAGCTATGATAGGTGGAATATTTGCCTTGTGGGTTTCAGGTCAATATTTATCAGTTCCAAGCTCAATAGGTTTTATTACACTTTTTGGTGTTGCCGTACTTAATGGAGTTGTTATGGTTGAAGCCATTAATTTGCGAATTAAAAATACTAAGGAGAAATTAAGCAAAGCCATTTTTGATGGTGCAGTTTCAAGACTAAGACCTGTTTTAATGACGGCTATAACTTCAGCCTTAGGTTTAATTCCTATGTTAATGTCAGATGGTATTGGTTCTGAAATTCAACGACCATTAGCAACTGTTATTGTCGGTGGTTTAGTAACAGCTACATTCTTAACTTTATTTGTTTTACCTGTTTTATTTGCTTGGTTTTCAAAAGGAAAAATCAAACAATTAAAACAGCATCAGTAA